Within Lactobacillus amylovorus DSM 20531, the genomic segment TGCAGCTCAAGACGAAATGAATACTTTGAGTGGCATTACTCAAGACAACAAAGATAAAAAAGGCTACTCTGACGCTCAATTGAACAACGCGGTTGCTGGTGCCAAGAGTGAAATGGCTAAGCAAGGTCAAAACATTTCTGACAGCCAAATTCGTGATATTGTAAATAACCAAATCAATATCAATCACTTGGGCAACACCATTAACAACAATCAAAAGAACCAAATTGTTAACCTGTTGATTGAAATCCGTGATTCTGGCGCCCTTAAGAGCAGCAGTTTCAAGGGTCAAGCTTCTAAGCTTTCTAGTCAAATCGAAAATAGTGCTAAGAACATCTTTAACAAGTTCAACACGCCAGAAAATCGCAGCTGGCTACAACAATTGTGGGACAGTATCGTGAACTTCTTCAGCCACATGTTTGGCGGAGTTATTTTAGGCTAAAAAATTAAGGCCATGATTATCAATGATAGTCATGACCTTTTTTAATTACATATGCTCATCCATGTAGCGATTCAATGCGTGATCGACATATTCGTTGCCGCGGTTATTGGCGTGGCCTTTAGTCCATTCAAAGGTGCTGTCAGGGAAGGATTGCAACAAGCGGTCTAGTTCTTTCCATTCAGGCACATTCTTTAATGAACCTGATGAGCGTTTCCAGCCGCGTTTCTTCCAACCTTGGAGCCAGTGCTGATTAATAGCATTTAAAACGTATTTTGAATCAAGCACAAACAACAAATGCTTTTCGTTAAAGCCAAGCTCAATTAGCTTTTTCAATGCATTGATCAAAGCAGTCTGCTCCATCTTGTTGTTGGTTGCGCCGTATTCGCCACCAGAACCATCTTCAGAGCCGCCATCCCACTCAATTAAGTAGGCCCAGGCAGCCTTATCTGTCTTTTTAACGTGGCCGCCCTTATAAACACCGGTATTTCGGGTACCGCCATCAGTATAAGTAGTCGCAAAATACTCACTAGATTGGGTATTTTGCTTTTTTGTTTTCTTATTTTTGGTTGCCTTAACCGGCTTTTTACTGTTATGCTTTATTTTTTCGATGGCATTTTCTAGCGTGTCATCTTTGCGGTTGATTGTTTCTTCATGTGACTTTTCTTGCCAGCCCAAATAATCAATTGCATCGGTGATATTCTCAAAGGATTTATATTCAGCGCCGGAAAAACCATCCACTTGTTTTTTGGCCTCATCCCAATTGCGATAAACGCCTGGAACGCGACCTTTTTTTACTGCATAAATTTTCATAGCTACCTCAAAATCAAAAAACTTCCACTAAATGTTAAAATGTACTTGCTACTATTCACATTATATAGAAAAGAAATGAAGGTGAGCAAAAGTTGTTTTTCAATACTAAAAAATACGCTGAAGAAGCGGAAAAGAACCATAAACATGATCTAAAACAAGAACCAACCATGTTTAACATGATTTCATTGGGACTACTGGCAACTTTTGCCCCAACCCGTATTTTCTTGCGCATGCATAAGCGCCATATTACCGATAATGTGGTCGTTGAAGAAAGCGACGTCGAGCAAGTGCCGATCATTTATTTCCACGGTTTCCGCGGCGGTGACTACACCACCAATGTCATGGTGCATCAGGCAACTAAAGACAAAGGAAACGAGAAATTTTTAAAGGTTACTGTCGATTTACTCGGTAATTTTAAACTTGAAGGTACCTGGACAGGTGACGAGCATCCCATCGTGCAAATTGCCTTCCGGCAAAGAATCATCGGCATCTATGGCATCGACTATTACCTGAGTTTTGTCCTGCCATTTTTATCTAAAAGATACCACTTCAAAAACTACATCGCAGTGGCCCACTCACTTGCTTGTCCTTGCATCATTAGAACCGAGATGAAGCATTCTTCAAGTAAAGCTTTTCCGCATTTAACTAAATGCGCTCTTATTGCTGGTCCATTTGACGGGGTAACTTATCTTGGCGACATCCCTAACGTTAATGTTTTAAACGAAAACGGACGTCCAAGCATGATGAACCCACATTATCTCTATCTTTTATTCAACCGCAGAAAATTCAATCCTAACATTTCCGTCTTAAATATCTACGGCAACGTCTTGGACAATACTAATACAGATAAATTTATTTCCGTCGTCTCAGCTAAAAGCATTCGCTACATTTTGGCTCCTAAAGCTCATTTCTACCAAGAAGTCGAGGTCCGTGGCAAAAACGATGCGGAACACAGCTGGATGCACGATAATCCTTTCGTAATTGACATTATTAATAAATTTCTTAACTTAAAAAAATAGTTTCTATGGAGGAAGAAAATGATTTGGTGGCATGATTTTATCAGAATTATCTTTATAACTAATACGATCTTAGCCTTCTACATCGTTTTCCACCGGAAGCGTTCAGTTTCTACAACTTGGGCTTGGCTGATTATTTTGCTTATTCTGCCAGTAATCGGTATTACCCTTTATGCCTTTTTTGGTCGAGGTATTTCCCAGGAAAACATTTTTGCCATCAATAAACAGAAACACATCGGCCTGCACAATGTTCAGGAGTCAATTACTGAGGCCCCTAAGCATGTCAGCCCTTCTGATACGTCAAGTGCCGGTGAGATAGCCATCCGCTTTTTTAACCAGGATGATGAATCTCCTTTGACCAAAAACAATAATGTTGAGCTTTACACGGAAGGCGAAACCTTCTTCCACGACATGCTCAAAGACATTGTTCGCGCTAAAGAAACTATTAATATCGAATTCTACACTTTTTACAGTGACAACATTGGTAACCGTGTTTTGCAACTGTTGATTAAAAAGGCCCAACAAGGCGTTAAGGTGCGCGTAATCTACGATGCCTGGGGCTCAATGGGTGCCACTAAAGCCTGGTTTGATCAATTGCGGGATGCGGGCGGCGAAGTTTTGCCCTTTATTACTTCTAAAAATATGATCACCAGATACCGTATCAATTACCACTTGCACCGCAAAATCGTGGTCATTGACGGTAATATTTCTTGGACTGGCGGTTTCAACATTGGTGATCAATATTTAGGTAAGAAAAAGAAATTCGGTCATTGGCGCGACAGTCAGGTACGCATTGTGGGTTCTGCCTCTCTGCTTTTACAAGAACGTTTCGTGATGGACTGGAACGCTTCAGTTAAAGAAGCAGATCAGATCATTCGCTTTAACTCCACTCTTTTTCCAGATCTTGATGAAACCAACATTCATCAGGGCGACATCGCTACGCAAATCGTCTCAGATGGTCCCGACCGTTACACGCCATACATGCGCAATGGCATGATGCGACTCATGCTACTGGCTCGAAAGAGATTATGGATTCAAACACCTTATCTGATACCAGATGACGCCGTTTTTGCGGCATGGCAAACGATCGCTGCATCGGGTGTCGACGTGCGCATCATGATTCCTTGCAAACCGGACCACCCATTCATTTATCGCGCTACGCAATGGTACGCTAATGAGTTAACTCGTTGCGGTGTCAAAATTTATATTTACGAAGATGGCTTTTTACATGCGAAAACGACTATCATCGATGACAAATTTTCTAGCGTCGGTTCAATGAACCAAGACTATCGTTCATACGATTTGAACTTTGAAGACAACGCTATTTTTTACGATAAAGATTTCAACGAAAAAATGGCTCAGGTCTTTGAAGAAGATATGAAGAAATCTCATTTGCTCACACCTGAGGAAATAAAAAAGCAAGGTCGTTTATTACGAACCTTGCAGAGTTTTTCTAGTATGCTATCACCAATTTTATAATTATTGGATTTCGACTGAGACATTTTTGCCCATATATTTTTGAAGGGCTGGTACAACTTCATTCACTTGATTGCGGAAACGCATCATGTATGACTTGTTGTCCTTCGTTCTAAAAATAGCCACAATCAATGGCTTTCTTTGATTTGGCATATTGATCAAAGTGATGTCAGCAATATCTTCATATTTGACAGTGCGTTTGAAATAGCCGGAAACGACTAATCTCTTAGGACTGAAACCTGAGAAACCATCAACGATACTGATTAATAGGAATAAAGCTAGGAAGACGTTTAAGCCTGGATCACCTTTTTCAATGTAGTTCCAGGTGAAGCCTAGCCAGATAAAAATGACGGCCCAAACAATTGAGGAAGCACGGTAGTGACCACGGAATTCGACCTTTGCTTGCCAGTACCAACTGTAACAAGCATAAGCCAACATTAAGATGTTAATTACTATATAAAAGTAGGACATGTATGTCATAAGAATTCTCCTCAACGTTTTATTTGTTCTATTATAACAAAAAGTCGATATATAATTATACATAGTAATTCTTTCAGAGGTAAAATAATGAATCATGATGATTTAACTGAATTGCAGCAAGATTTAGATAATGCAAAACATGTTGTCTTCTTAACGGGAGCCGGTGTTTCTACACACTCAGGCATCCCCGATTACCGCTCCAAAAACGGTATCTACAATGGCGTACAGGAAAGTCCCGAGACGATTTTAAGTGAAAGTACACTCTATAATCGCCCCGAATTTTTCTATCATTTCGTGATGGACAATATGTACTTTCCCGATGCCAAGCCAAATCTAATTCATGAAAAAATTGCGCAAATTTGCAATAAAAAAGGCGATTTGATCACGCAAAATATTGATAGATTGGATACGAAAGCTGGCAATGAACACGTAACAGAATTCCACGGCAATTTGTATAATATATACTGTACTAAATGTCATCAGCCAGTTTCCTATGATGAATACGCCAAGTGCTACATTCATCAAAACTGCGGCGGAATTATTCGTCCAGGAATTGTGCTTTACGGGGAAGCAATCAATCCCGAAACGCTAAACAATTCGGTCAATGTTATGCAAAAATCCGACTTAATTATCATCAGCGGTACTAGTTTTGTGGTTTATCCATTTGCCCAACTATTGGCCTACCGCAAAGAAAACACAAAAATTTATTCGATTAACAAAACTGAAATTCCGGCTCCTGGCGTAAAACAAATCATTGGAGACGCGCTTGATGCATTTAAACAATTGAATTAGAATTTTTGTTTTATTATTCTTATAAACAATAACTATATGGGTGTTGAAAACATGGCAAATGTTTTTTATTATGATTACGTCACGATTGAGCCGAGAACTTATTTTTTAACGGCTTCAGAGTTCGGTTTAACATATGTAGGGCTTAAACTATTTCTCCTATCTTCAGTTTCTATCCTCACCGGATGCTCGTGCGTGATCCTAAAAGATTGGCACCATATGTTCAGCAGCTAAAAGAGTATTTCGCTGGAACAAGAAGAGTATTCGACGTTCCGATTGATATTTCAGAATTTGGAACCGAATTTCAGCGAAGAGTTTTGCAAGCGGTGCAACGAATTCCTTATGGAATGACTATCAGTTACGGAGGTGTAGCAACCAGTATGCCTGATGCAAGTTCTTATCGCTCAGTTGAACACGCTGTTGCTCTTAATCCGGTATTATTTTTCATTCCAGACCACAGAGTTGTTTTATCTAACAACCAAGTGGGCACCTATCGTTTAGGACAACAAGAAAAAATCAGATTAATTAAACTAGAAAAGAGTCATTTGCATGGCAATTCTTAAATTGTACGCACCCTTTTTCGATGGCAATAACTGGTTGCACGTTTTAACCAGTGGCAAGGACTGGATGATTATTCTTACTTTAATCATCATGGAATGTCTGCTCTCAGTTGATAACGCAGTAGTGTTAGCGGCTCAAACTCAAGTATTACCTACTAAAGCTGAAAAGGAAAAGTCCCTGATCTATGGTCTTTGGGGCGCATACCTTTTTAGATTCATCGTTATTGGGATTGGTACTTATTTGATCAACTTTTGGGAAATCAAATTAGCCGGTAGTATTTATTTGTTCTACCTATCATTCAAGTTCTTCTATGATCAGCGCCACCCTAAGCAAGCAGCTGAACACGAAAAAGAAAAGGAAGAGCGTGAAGAAGCACGTCATAAAGGAAAGAAAAAGAAGAAAAAACACGTCCTTTCTCTTTTCTGGCGGACAGTTATTTCGATTGAATCAATGGACATCGTCTTTTCAATTGACTCCGTTCTTGCAGCTTTGGCTATTTCAGACAACCCAGTAGTTGTTTTAATTGGTGGTATGATCGGTATCCTCTGCATGAGAGGTGTGGCCGAAATTATCATTAAGTTGATGGACATTATTCCGGAATTGCAGCCAATGGCTTATGTTTTGATCGGAATTATTGCACTTAAGTTGTTATTGGCTTTGCCACCACTAAGATGGGAAATGCCTAATACAGCATTCGCAATTCTCGTCTTTGCAATTTTAGGTATAACCATTATTTTCCACTTCTGGCGCATCAGAAAGCATGGACATAAACATTTATAGAAAGCAAAAAGCTTATCTCAATTGACAATGTCATTAAGTTAAGACATTGACTAATCTGATGACACTTTTTGAGACATTTATCGAATTATTTTATTCGATAAATGTCTTTTTTTGATAGCACAAATAAGCCATCTTAAGATAGCCGTTTAAATTAGTTCAAGCTGCTAGACGATAAGGAAAGCCAACTACTAATTTAACTTTTAGATTTCGTTTATCTTTTCTTCCTGGTCGAATGGGCGTTAAATAAAATGCCACATCCAGCAGTAATTGTGTGAAGTTTTTATCTGAATTATCACTTATACTAAAATATCGTCGCCAGATACAACAGGCCATTTTAAAATCTATTTGATATTGATATTTTCCCTGAGTATACGGTTTGGAGCTCGCAATTATTGATAAACTCACGGCATTATACATTGCAAAATGGGCGTATATTTCCATATAAACAAATTGATCTTTTTTAGAATGAAACTGTATGCCGCTTAAGTCATATTTAAGCTCCCTAAAAGAAGTTTCTATTCCCCAGCGAAGATGATAGATCTCTTTCATTCTAGCTAAAGGATATTCATTTCGATCTAAATTGGTGATGAGGACTTCCCACTCATCGTCTGAACCTGGTGGATTGATTCTAAACTTACAAACTCTAAATCTAACATCACACATATCCTAAAAATCCCAGCGTTGATCTCTGGTATTTTTAGAACGAACAGCTTTATAGTGATGCTTTTTGTGAAGAATCAGGTGAAGAAACTTTTCTGTATCTTTATGGGTGACATAATAATGTGACGAAGTTACTCTGCATGATAAGTCAATATCGTATTCATGATTCGACATAGCTACAATTTCTTTAAAAGCACCATCTCCGGATTTTGATCGCATAACATAGTGGCAATGTTTTAATCGATTGCAATTTTCAATTAAATTAAAGCTAATGTAGCCACGATCCATCAGGACTAGAAAATCTTTTTCTTGCTGGGCTAAT encodes:
- a CDS encoding ribonuclease H family protein; the protein is MKIYAVKKGRVPGVYRNWDEAKKQVDGFSGAEYKSFENITDAIDYLGWQEKSHEETINRKDDTLENAIEKIKHNSKKPVKATKNKKTKKQNTQSSEYFATTYTDGGTRNTGVYKGGHVKKTDKAAWAYLIEWDGGSEDGSGGEYGATNNKMEQTALINALKKLIELGFNEKHLLFVLDSKYVLNAINQHWLQGWKKRGWKRSSGSLKNVPEWKELDRLLQSFPDSTFEWTKGHANNRGNEYVDHALNRYMDEHM
- a CDS encoding alpha/beta hydrolase, which translates into the protein MFFNTKKYAEEAEKNHKHDLKQEPTMFNMISLGLLATFAPTRIFLRMHKRHITDNVVVEESDVEQVPIIYFHGFRGGDYTTNVMVHQATKDKGNEKFLKVTVDLLGNFKLEGTWTGDEHPIVQIAFRQRIIGIYGIDYYLSFVLPFLSKRYHFKNYIAVAHSLACPCIIRTEMKHSSSKAFPHLTKCALIAGPFDGVTYLGDIPNVNVLNENGRPSMMNPHYLYLLFNRRKFNPNISVLNIYGNVLDNTNTDKFISVVSAKSIRYILAPKAHFYQEVEVRGKNDAEHSWMHDNPFVIDIINKFLNLKK
- the cls gene encoding cardiolipin synthase, translating into MIWWHDFIRIIFITNTILAFYIVFHRKRSVSTTWAWLIILLILPVIGITLYAFFGRGISQENIFAINKQKHIGLHNVQESITEAPKHVSPSDTSSAGEIAIRFFNQDDESPLTKNNNVELYTEGETFFHDMLKDIVRAKETINIEFYTFYSDNIGNRVLQLLIKKAQQGVKVRVIYDAWGSMGATKAWFDQLRDAGGEVLPFITSKNMITRYRINYHLHRKIVVIDGNISWTGGFNIGDQYLGKKKKFGHWRDSQVRIVGSASLLLQERFVMDWNASVKEADQIIRFNSTLFPDLDETNIHQGDIATQIVSDGPDRYTPYMRNGMMRLMLLARKRLWIQTPYLIPDDAVFAAWQTIAASGVDVRIMIPCKPDHPFIYRATQWYANELTRCGVKIYIYEDGFLHAKTTIIDDKFSSVGSMNQDYRSYDLNFEDNAIFYDKDFNEKMAQVFEEDMKKSHLLTPEEIKKQGRLLRTLQSFSSMLSPIL
- a CDS encoding NAD-dependent protein deacylase codes for the protein MNHDDLTELQQDLDNAKHVVFLTGAGVSTHSGIPDYRSKNGIYNGVQESPETILSESTLYNRPEFFYHFVMDNMYFPDAKPNLIHEKIAQICNKKGDLITQNIDRLDTKAGNEHVTEFHGNLYNIYCTKCHQPVSYDEYAKCYIHQNCGGIIRPGIVLYGEAINPETLNNSVNVMQKSDLIIISGTSFVVYPFAQLLAYRKENTKIYSINKTEIPAPGVKQIIGDALDAFKQLN
- a CDS encoding TerC family protein — protein: MAILKLYAPFFDGNNWLHVLTSGKDWMIILTLIIMECLLSVDNAVVLAAQTQVLPTKAEKEKSLIYGLWGAYLFRFIVIGIGTYLINFWEIKLAGSIYLFYLSFKFFYDQRHPKQAAEHEKEKEEREEARHKGKKKKKKHVLSLFWRTVISIESMDIVFSIDSVLAALAISDNPVVVLIGGMIGILCMRGVAEIIIKLMDIIPELQPMAYVLIGIIALKLLLALPPLRWEMPNTAFAILVFAILGITIIFHFWRIRKHGHKHL
- a CDS encoding transposase, producing the protein MCDVRFRVCKFRINPPGSDDEWEVLITNLDRNEYPLARMKEIYHLRWGIETSFRELKYDLSGIQFHSKKDQFVYMEIYAHFAMYNAVSLSIIASSKPYTQGKYQYQIDFKMACCIWRRYFSISDNSDKNFTQLLLDVAFYLTPIRPGRKDKRNLKVKLVVGFPYRLAA